One window of the Buchnera aphidicola (Meitanaphis flavogallis) genome contains the following:
- a CDS encoding inositol monophosphatase family protein has protein sequence MHPILNIAIRVVRKGGNILIQNYDNQKIHYEKQAGKHELISKMIEISEKLMINIIHKSYPEHIIITQKNTNIVFKMSEIVWFINALDGISNFERNLPHFCVSVAVIIRKTTEISVIYDPLRNELFTAVKGQGAQLNGYRMRCNNVSVLNRSLIGITLPYKRYHINENFLKIVNTFLLENVKLRSTGCINLDYSYISVGRLDFLCNFDIQPFILTAGFLQVKEAGGLISDPNGGNNYFLFRSVLVGNAKLMRVILIELRKYLSFNNTIT, from the coding sequence ATGCATCCCATTCTTAATATTGCTATTCGTGTAGTCAGAAAAGGCGGAAATATACTTATTCAAAACTATGACAATCAAAAGATTCACTATGAAAAACAAGCTGGAAAACATGAATTAATTTCTAAAATGATTGAAATATCAGAAAAATTAATGATTAATATTATTCATAAATCTTATCCAGAACACATTATCATTACACAAAAAAATACTAATATAGTATTTAAAATGTCAGAAATAGTATGGTTTATTAATGCATTAGATGGAATTAGCAATTTTGAAAGAAATTTACCACATTTTTGTGTTTCTGTTGCTGTTATAATTCGTAAAACTACTGAAATATCTGTAATATACGATCCTCTCAGAAATGAATTGTTTACTGCTGTTAAAGGACAAGGAGCTCAATTAAATGGATATAGAATGAGATGTAATAATGTTAGTGTTTTAAATCGCAGTTTAATTGGAATTACTCTTCCATATAAAAGATATCATATTAATGAAAACTTTTTAAAAATTGTTAATACATTCTTATTAGAAAATGTTAAATTAAGATCAACAGGATGTATAAACCTTGATTACAGCTATATTTCTGTTGGAAGATTAGATTTTTTGTGTAATTTTGATATACAACCTTTTATTCTAACAGCAGGATTTTTGCAAGTTAAAGAAGCTGGGGGGTTAATTAGTGATCCAAATGGAGGTAATAATTATTTTTTATTTAGATCTGTACTAGTCGGGAATGCAAAATTAATGCGAGTAATTCTTATAGAATTACGAAAATACTTAAGTTTTAACAATACTATTACATAA